In Geotalea uraniireducens, one genomic interval encodes:
- a CDS encoding class I SAM-dependent methyltransferase → MGNQNFLKTTKLADVARWCVSQFVVSVAGSLPPGTAVLDAGAGECAYKDLFSHCTYKSIDLGIGDSSWDYRHLDYIAPLDNMPIDDECFDAVLCTQVLEHVSNPFDTVKEIYRVLKPGGQLFLTAPMSQGEHQIPYDYFRYTSYGLRHICELAGFQSVEVSPLGGMFLRWAYEVPRAMPDMPTSGIKSGKINLAGLLLAPVRIFILSIVRLVQMFLILVDPLDKDKVDPWGWKVVARK, encoded by the coding sequence ATGGGAAACCAAAATTTTCTGAAGACGACGAAACTGGCTGACGTTGCAAGATGGTGTGTTAGTCAATTCGTCGTATCCGTCGCAGGAAGCCTTCCCCCGGGTACGGCAGTTCTTGATGCCGGCGCAGGCGAGTGTGCGTATAAGGATCTCTTTAGTCATTGTACCTATAAATCAATTGATTTAGGCATTGGGGATTCATCATGGGATTATCGGCATTTGGATTACATTGCTCCATTAGATAATATGCCAATTGATGATGAATGTTTTGATGCTGTGCTCTGTACTCAGGTTCTTGAACATGTAAGTAATCCTTTTGATACGGTGAAAGAGATTTATAGAGTCTTAAAGCCTGGCGGGCAGTTATTTTTGACTGCGCCAATGTCTCAAGGCGAGCATCAAATACCATATGATTATTTTCGTTATACTTCGTATGGTTTGAGACATATTTGTGAGTTAGCTGGATTTCAAAGTGTTGAAGTATCTCCTTTAGGGGGCATGTTTCTTCGCTGGGCATATGAAGTGCCTAGGGCGATGCCAGATATGCCAACTTCTGGCATAAAAAGTGGCAAAATCAATCTTGCCGGACTTCTTCTTGCGCCAGTGAGAATTTTTATCCTATCAATTGTGAGATTGGTGCAGATGTTTCTTATTCTTGTCGACCCCTTGGACAAGGATAAAGTTGACCCTTGGGGGTGGAAAGTTGTTGCCCGTAAATAA
- a CDS encoding oligosaccharide flippase family protein → MKRPHMNNILDPPPGDAKPSLDSGAFLDLKKKSLSGMVALFIRQVLVKLIFFGGNIVLARLLAPQIFGIYAIVNFVVTFFSTFGDVGIGAALIQKKGDLSREELSTTFWLQQMLVWSVVVVVMLAAPLALKVYSTLPPVGVWLIRAMALSFLFSSLKTIPAILMEREIDFNRIAWVDITENLAFQGVAITGAFLGWEAWSFVAAAVTRGFLGAVLIYAFSRWRPSFHYRFESVKGLVRFGLPYQGNQILNFIKDAVAPLFVGAYAGAAAVGYLNWARNIAYAPLIISETFGRVAFPAFSKLQDDKALLARTTEHSIKIMSLIMFPIMATMIALGPELIHVVYTDKWMPGIYAFYCYCIPPMVVSIASPLYSAIMAQGKPSILLIISSLFILFEWGLGVVSVVLLGFTGAAMTQLIIVPLFTYFYKWILQKNNINIKIFINVIYKIVAVLLSVCVVVYMKKIIVVNLMTLAIMSLVSIAIYLFAMLLMERASLLEFGEYFKKIREK, encoded by the coding sequence GTGAAGCGCCCTCATATGAATAATATTCTCGATCCGCCACCTGGGGATGCAAAACCGTCGCTCGACTCCGGCGCATTTCTGGATCTGAAGAAGAAATCGCTTTCGGGGATGGTGGCCCTCTTTATCCGCCAGGTCCTCGTGAAACTGATTTTCTTCGGGGGGAATATCGTCCTTGCACGGTTGCTGGCGCCGCAAATCTTCGGGATCTATGCCATCGTTAACTTTGTCGTTACCTTTTTTTCCACCTTTGGCGATGTTGGGATCGGCGCGGCGCTTATTCAGAAGAAGGGGGACCTGAGCCGGGAAGAGCTTTCCACTACCTTCTGGCTGCAGCAGATGCTGGTCTGGAGTGTGGTAGTGGTGGTGATGCTGGCGGCGCCCCTGGCGCTGAAGGTCTATTCAACGCTTCCGCCGGTGGGGGTCTGGCTGATCCGAGCGATGGCACTGAGCTTCCTCTTTTCCTCGCTCAAGACGATCCCGGCTATCCTGATGGAACGAGAGATAGATTTCAATCGGATCGCTTGGGTTGATATTACCGAGAACCTTGCATTCCAGGGGGTCGCCATCACCGGCGCCTTCCTTGGGTGGGAGGCATGGAGCTTTGTGGCGGCGGCGGTGACGAGGGGTTTCCTTGGCGCAGTACTGATCTACGCCTTTTCCCGCTGGCGGCCGAGTTTTCATTACCGGTTCGAGTCGGTAAAGGGACTGGTGCGGTTCGGGCTGCCGTACCAGGGGAACCAGATCCTGAACTTCATCAAAGATGCGGTGGCACCCCTGTTTGTGGGGGCTTACGCTGGGGCGGCCGCAGTGGGCTATCTTAACTGGGCCAGAAACATTGCATATGCGCCGCTGATTATTTCGGAAACTTTCGGCCGGGTGGCGTTCCCTGCATTTTCAAAACTTCAAGATGACAAGGCACTACTAGCACGGACAACTGAACATTCTATCAAAATCATGAGCTTGATAATGTTTCCCATAATGGCTACAATGATTGCGCTTGGTCCTGAATTAATACATGTTGTGTATACTGATAAATGGATGCCTGGTATTTATGCTTTTTATTGTTATTGTATTCCTCCTATGGTTGTTAGTATTGCGTCTCCTTTGTATAGCGCAATAATGGCGCAGGGAAAACCTTCAATTTTATTAATTATATCCAGTTTGTTTATATTGTTTGAATGGGGGCTAGGTGTTGTATCTGTTGTTTTGTTAGGATTTACTGGGGCTGCAATGACACAATTGATAATTGTTCCACTGTTTACTTATTTTTATAAATGGATATTGCAAAAAAATAATATTAACATAAAGATTTTTATAAATGTGATATACAAGATAGTAGCAGTACTGTTGTCTGTTTGTGTTGTTGTTTATATGAAAAAAATTATAGTTGTTAATCTGATGACTTTGGCAATTATGTCACTGGTGTCAATTGCTATTTATTTGTTTGCAATGCTTCTTATGGAGCGGGCATCATTACTCGAGTTTGGCGAGTATTTTAAAAAAATAAGAGAAAAATGA
- a CDS encoding glycosyltransferase, producing MTDARPKILALYPRLPSMAKAAGEKTAFKFVETLHGLGHRIVLLSFAFNGYDEKDFRALEPLCEKIVLHPFGFGEKLANVLRGWHLSPTLAARRSPGFGQLIDEHIGGCDLVHMEFTELLPWACYVKRKYPQKRVCYVAHDIVFQKKYREARSCLFVNLWRDLDLIMTWRSENRFLGCADRVIVLNRKDAALIPRHRARVRVVVPYAQPVAAGASVSAPPASGRYLVYYGAMDRPENYLAAISFIRNCWPQLRREFPQLGFCVVGARPHDRLREFDGRDGVTVTGFVNDPAAYLAGAFLTVAPITLGAGIKVKVLESLLNGSPVVAFPAGAEGIDVGPEEGLTVVAGYREMTAEIRRVLNGAPADRGAICSAARRAFDWGIAENFLREDYR from the coding sequence ATGACGGACGCACGACCAAAAATCCTGGCGCTCTATCCGCGGCTGCCGTCGATGGCGAAGGCCGCCGGTGAGAAGACTGCGTTTAAGTTCGTGGAGACCCTCCATGGGCTGGGGCATAGGATCGTCCTGCTCTCGTTCGCCTTCAACGGCTACGATGAGAAGGACTTCCGGGCGCTGGAGCCGCTGTGCGAGAAAATCGTGTTGCACCCCTTCGGTTTTGGCGAGAAGCTGGCGAACGTCCTGCGCGGCTGGCACCTCTCACCGACCCTCGCAGCCCGCCGTAGTCCCGGCTTCGGCCAGCTCATCGACGAGCATATCGGAGGGTGCGACCTTGTCCATATGGAGTTCACGGAGCTTCTGCCTTGGGCCTGCTACGTCAAAAGGAAGTACCCGCAGAAGCGGGTCTGCTACGTCGCTCATGACATCGTCTTCCAGAAAAAGTATCGGGAAGCCCGCTCGTGCCTTTTCGTGAACCTTTGGCGGGACCTGGACCTGATAATGACTTGGCGGAGCGAGAATCGCTTCCTTGGCTGCGCCGATCGGGTGATCGTGCTCAATCGCAAGGATGCCGCGTTGATTCCTCGGCATCGAGCGAGGGTGCGCGTGGTGGTCCCGTACGCACAGCCCGTTGCTGCCGGGGCGTCGGTCTCCGCTCCGCCAGCCTCCGGTCGTTACCTGGTCTACTACGGCGCGATGGATCGTCCGGAGAACTACCTCGCGGCCATTTCGTTTATCCGGAACTGCTGGCCGCAGTTGCGCAGGGAGTTCCCGCAACTGGGGTTCTGTGTGGTTGGTGCCCGCCCCCACGACCGGCTTCGGGAGTTCGACGGCCGCGACGGAGTGACGGTCACTGGTTTCGTAAACGATCCGGCTGCGTACCTGGCTGGGGCCTTCCTCACCGTCGCTCCGATCACCCTCGGCGCCGGGATCAAGGTGAAAGTACTAGAGTCGCTTCTGAATGGTTCCCCTGTGGTCGCCTTCCCTGCGGGGGCGGAGGGGATAGACGTTGGGCCTGAGGAGGGGCTGACCGTGGTGGCTGGGTATCGGGAGATGACGGCGGAGATCCGACGGGTGCTGAATGGTGCGCCGGCGGACCGGGGGGCAATTTGCTCCGCTGCGCGGCGTGCTTTCGACTGGGGGATTGCTGAAAACTTTCTCCGGGAGGACTACCGGTGA
- a CDS encoding glycosyltransferase family 2 protein, whose protein sequence is MRVSEPLVQIILLNWNGWRDTVECVESCQKLSYPNFRIVVVDNGSTDGSEEILRKRFPTVELIQTGANLGFAGGNNAGIRHALSSGAEYVWLLNNDTVVAPDALTELVRVAESDPRAGMVGSKIVYHDDTGLLWFAGAVLDPEQPHRPYHQGLRQRDAGQNDRVAETGYVTGCSLLARKEMMAEVGLLDDGLFLYFEDVDWSARAVCVGWKLLYAPASVVRHKESVSSGGAASPRLVYYTARNRLYFVRRNFPAKLWAALCYDLFEHVLVNLKKGRLACARAGLRGILDFLRGKAGPLPEP, encoded by the coding sequence ATGCGGGTGAGTGAGCCGCTCGTCCAGATCATCCTTCTTAACTGGAACGGCTGGCGCGACACCGTCGAGTGTGTCGAGTCGTGCCAGAAGCTTTCCTACCCGAACTTCCGGATCGTGGTTGTCGATAATGGTTCCACCGACGGCTCAGAGGAGATCCTGCGGAAGCGTTTTCCCACTGTAGAACTCATCCAGACCGGCGCAAACCTTGGCTTCGCCGGGGGGAATAACGCCGGCATCCGCCATGCGCTCTCCAGCGGTGCGGAATACGTCTGGCTTCTGAACAACGACACGGTCGTGGCGCCCGATGCCCTTACGGAACTGGTTCGGGTGGCGGAAAGCGATCCACGGGCTGGGATGGTCGGGAGCAAGATCGTCTACCATGACGACACCGGGCTGCTCTGGTTCGCCGGAGCGGTTCTTGACCCGGAGCAGCCGCACCGGCCGTATCACCAGGGGCTACGCCAGCGGGACGCCGGGCAGAACGACCGGGTGGCCGAGACCGGCTACGTCACCGGCTGCAGCCTCTTGGCCCGCAAGGAGATGATGGCAGAGGTGGGGCTGCTGGACGACGGGCTCTTCCTCTACTTTGAGGATGTCGATTGGAGCGCCCGGGCCGTCTGCGTCGGTTGGAAGCTCCTCTATGCGCCGGCCTCGGTAGTTCGCCACAAGGAATCGGTCAGCTCCGGCGGTGCCGCTTCGCCGCGGCTGGTCTACTATACGGCGCGCAACCGGCTCTATTTCGTACGCCGTAATTTCCCGGCGAAGCTGTGGGCGGCGCTTTGTTACGACCTTTTCGAACATGTGCTGGTGAACCTGAAGAAGGGGCGGCTGGCGTGCGCCCGTGCAGGCCTGAGGGGGATCCTCGATTTCCTGCGGGGGAAGGCTGGGCCACTGCCGGAACCGTGA
- a CDS encoding glycosyltransferase family 2 protein: MTEPKPLVSVIVLTWNGIRFLSGCLGALADQTFRGFEVVLVDNGSDDGSARYVQEEFPWVRVVDLPKNLGFAEGNNRGLAAAQGELIVTLNNDTLAEPDFLAELVVAAERCPDAGMIAALLVNFYDPERIDAAGIAPGADGIGYCLGHGAPVGRPWDEPRDVFGPSAGAALYRREMIDEIGFFDADFFAYGEDFDLAWRGQLGGWRCMTAPRAVVRHVHSATSGTGSPFTIYHIHRNKWYVLLKDWPTRLLVKHLPRILLADLAAFLVALLKGRGGAAGRARWAVLAALPRLLAKRREQAGKKFPIPLERLFARGVLLATLKRKLGMR; this comes from the coding sequence GTGACGGAACCGAAGCCTCTCGTCTCGGTCATTGTCCTCACGTGGAATGGGATACGGTTTCTCTCCGGGTGCTTGGGAGCATTGGCCGACCAGACCTTTCGGGGGTTCGAAGTGGTACTGGTTGACAATGGCTCTGATGACGGCTCGGCCCGGTACGTTCAGGAGGAGTTCCCGTGGGTCAGAGTGGTAGATCTCCCCAAAAATCTCGGCTTTGCCGAGGGGAACAACCGTGGACTGGCCGCTGCGCAGGGTGAGTTGATTGTGACCCTCAACAACGATACGCTGGCGGAACCGGATTTTCTCGCGGAGCTTGTTGTCGCTGCGGAGCGGTGTCCTGATGCCGGGATGATCGCTGCCCTTCTAGTGAACTTCTACGACCCCGAGCGAATTGATGCTGCAGGGATCGCCCCCGGTGCTGACGGAATCGGTTACTGCCTCGGTCATGGTGCTCCGGTTGGGAGGCCGTGGGACGAGCCGCGAGATGTTTTTGGACCCTCCGCTGGCGCGGCGCTCTATCGTCGGGAAATGATCGACGAGATCGGTTTTTTCGATGCCGATTTCTTTGCCTATGGTGAGGACTTTGACTTGGCGTGGCGCGGGCAGCTCGGCGGCTGGCGCTGCATGACTGCTCCCCGTGCCGTTGTCCGTCATGTTCATTCGGCTACGAGCGGCACAGGAAGTCCTTTTACCATCTATCATATTCATCGCAACAAATGGTATGTGCTTCTGAAGGATTGGCCGACTCGACTTCTGGTGAAGCATCTCCCACGGATTCTGCTGGCAGATTTGGCCGCGTTTCTGGTCGCCTTGCTGAAAGGCCGTGGTGGCGCAGCTGGCCGCGCCAGATGGGCAGTCCTTGCTGCGCTGCCCCGGCTTTTGGCTAAACGTCGGGAACAGGCCGGGAAGAAATTCCCCATACCCTTGGAACGTCTTTTTGCTCGTGGCGTTTTGCTTGCGACACTGAAGCGAAAGTTGGGAATGAGATAA
- a CDS encoding class I SAM-dependent methyltransferase, whose translation MLRKTYFRLLQGIFFQGRQGLENADAALRYFPISDTILEMGGEASILEVGSGCTGITPYIPHKVTGVDVSFEQPVSPNLTPVLLSGENLPFNDSSFDIVVSVDMLEHVPAPNRPTVISELLRVARKRVYLAVPCGNESEEHDRLLNDLYTARHGEAYPFLVEHVENGLPTAQEISTLLELAAADVVKKIRVRSAPNVNLKIREWFSRIWIRSPKAYGLLSPLICIFRRFYNFGNCYRRIFMVEIDAGE comes from the coding sequence TTGCTACGGAAAACGTACTTTCGACTTTTACAGGGTATCTTCTTTCAGGGGCGACAGGGCCTCGAAAATGCTGATGCTGCCCTCCGTTATTTCCCGATTTCGGATACAATCCTTGAGATGGGAGGGGAGGCTTCAATCCTGGAGGTCGGCTCCGGTTGCACCGGGATAACTCCATACATCCCGCACAAGGTTACCGGTGTTGACGTCTCTTTCGAGCAACCGGTTTCCCCTAATTTGACCCCGGTCCTCCTTTCTGGCGAAAATCTTCCCTTCAACGATTCAAGCTTCGACATTGTTGTCTCGGTGGACATGCTGGAGCATGTCCCGGCGCCAAACCGCCCAACCGTCATCAGCGAACTGTTGCGGGTCGCACGGAAAAGGGTCTACCTGGCGGTCCCCTGCGGAAACGAGTCTGAGGAGCACGACCGGCTGCTGAACGACCTTTACACCGCGCGACATGGCGAGGCATATCCGTTCCTGGTGGAACATGTGGAAAACGGACTTCCAACCGCACAGGAAATCTCGACACTCCTGGAATTGGCGGCCGCAGATGTGGTGAAAAAGATCCGAGTCCGTTCGGCTCCGAACGTAAACCTGAAAATACGCGAATGGTTCAGTCGGATTTGGATTAGGTCGCCGAAGGCGTACGGCCTGCTGTCGCCGCTTATTTGCATATTCAGGCGCTTCTACAACTTCGGGAACTGCTATCGCCGCATTTTTATGGTGGAGATCGATGCGGGTGAGTGA